ggcgggcagaTCGCAGGCAGCGGCGGCTCCATCACCAGCCAcagagaaaggggaagaggaggagaagggaggaaggaagaagggcCAGGGCGGAGGGGGCCCCCCGGGATGGACATGGCCTGAccgggccccgcagccccctgcggGCCGGTGCAGGTGTGCCGGCGGCGGCCCCCTCCGGgcggcatccccctccccatgccGCTGTAGCCGGCGAGGGGCCGCGGCACAACCGgtgggagcggcggcggcggcggtggtggcggcagcggcggcgggcgaTGCGGCGCGGCGGCTCGGTGGCGGCATGTTGAGGACGGAggcaggcggcggggcggccgccggcggggggtCTCCCTCCGGCGGGGCGACGGGCGGCGGGGGTCTCCGGAGCGCGTCCCCCCATCGTAACGCCTACGAGGCCACCATCCAGGCCCTGGCACCCACAAAGGAGGCCGATGGTGAAGACGGCAAGAAAAGCCGGGGTAAGAAGTATGGCTCCAACGTTCACCGTATCAAGAACATGTTCCTGCAGATGGGGACGGCGCCCGGCCCCGAGGGCGCCTGCGACCTGGCCAAGGCCAAGGAGAAGCCCGTCCGTCTCTCCTTGCCCCGGGCCGGCAGCCTCAGCGAGAGCATGGACCAGGGCAACCTCCTCAAACTGGGCACCAGCGTCTCGGAGAGGGTCAGCCGCTTCGACTCCAAACCCGACAAACCCTTCTCCAAGCTGCAGGAGACCCGTAAGATCTTCGAGAGGAGCCCGCAGGAGAAGGCTACCACCACCAAGCTCTTGCTACGTAAGGAACGAGCCGGTTTCCAGGACCGTAAGCTGGACGTGGTGGTGAGGTTCAACGGTAGCACCGAGTCCTTGGACAAGCTGGACACCGAAGCCGTCTCACCCACCGTCAGCCAGCTCAGCGCCGTCTTCGAGAAGGCCGACCTCCGTAACAACCTCCATAAGGCGCCGGGGCGAGCGGGAGGACCACTCAACGCCAAGGTGGTGGGCAAGCGACCTCGGGTCTTCTTGCCGAGCCCCGAGGCTGGACGGTCGGGTGATGGCCACGCCGCCCCGGCACGGGCCAGGCCGccggaggaggagaaggcagcggGGAAGAGCGGCCGGCCGGCAGAGAAGGAGACGGCCACCCCACGGGTGCAGGAGGTCTGCAAGATCAAACcggtggaggtggaggagagcGGCGaagccgaggaggaggaggaggaggaggcgacgGTGGCGGGTGAACCGGTGTCGGCGTCCCAGCCGGCCAAGGGGGCCGAGGGTCCGGCGCCCACCGCCCCCCGGCTGGAAGGGGGCTCGGGAGCGGCTGTGGGCGAGGAGGGCGTCAAGGGCGAGCGGGCGGAGGAGGGCGATGCCTACGAGGAGACCAAGAAGGAGGACTTCTCCGAGGCGGATCTGGTGGACATAAGTGCCTACAGCGGGCTCGGGGAGGACTCGGGGGGCAgcgggctggaggaggaggaggaggccgaaGGGCTGTACGAGCCCGAGTCGGGCTGCGTGGAGATCCCCGGGCTGTCTGAGGAAGAGGAACCCGTCCCCAACCGCAAGATCCAGTTCAGCACGGCCCCCATCCAGGTGAGACCGCCTGGGGATggcggggggcagctggggattGGGGGGGTACCCCAGGGCGAGGGGCACCCCTGGGCGAGGGGCACCCCAGGGCGAGGGGTACCCCAGGACGAGGGGCATCCCTGGGTGAGGGGCACCCCAGGGCGAGGGGTACCCCAGGGTGAGGGGCACTCCTGGGCGAGGGGTACCCCTGGGTGAGGGGCACCCCAGGGCGAGGGGTACCCCAGGGTGAGGGGCACTCCTGGGCGAGGGGTACCCCAGAGTGAGGGGTACCGCAGGGCGAGGGGCACCCCTGGGCAAGGGGTGCCCCAGGGCGAGGGGTACCCCAGGGTGAGGGGTACTCCAGGGCGAGGGGCACCCCAGGGCgaggggcaccccagggtgagGGGCACCCCAGGGCGAGGGGAACCCCAGGGCGAGGGGCAGCCCAGGGTGGGGTGtgtgacccccccaaaaccaaccctttggagggggctggtgctggggacaggTATGTGGGGTGGGGGTCTGTGCCCCccccaggcatggggcatccCGCTTGGCCATGCCCTTGCGCTGGGGGAAGGAGGGCGGCTGCCTGGGCCTGGCTAACGAGCCGGCTAACGAAGGGCCCTGCCCTGGCATggcctggcccccccccccgccagcgaGGGGCCACCCTGGGGCCGGTGTGACGGGGAGGGGTGGCACTGGGACCCGCTGGGGGGGCGTGCACAGCACCCGGTGCCAACCCACCGCTGTGCCCGCGACGGGCCAAGACCCACCCCATATTTTGGGTGGGGATGCCCGAAATATCCGGGTGTGGGGTGCTGGCTGCGGCGGCCGCACCGCCACCCTCTGCCCTgggtccccgggggtccctcggtgctgggtcccctcccaacccgggggggtccctggggatgaagtggcggtgggggggggggtattTGCCCCCACCATGGGCCCAGCCTGGCGCCCAGGACCGTTTCGGGAAGTGGAGGAAGGGGAAGTGTCTCGGCGGCACGGCCAGGCGGGGGGCAGCATCGCCCGCCCCCCCCCTCATTCCCCAGCAGGGACCCTGGCTGGATTTGGGGTCTCGGATGCTCCCCCCAAtgatggggcggggggagaaggggcCGTGCAGCTATTTCAGGGTGTTCTCTCCTGCTCGAATCCCCCCGATCGGAGGAGCAGCGATTGCTTTGTGCCGGAGCTGGGTTATTTTTAGAGCCCCGGCCTATATTCTGGCTCTGAGTCAGAGCGGGTGGGTGGCCTCACCtgggacggggggacggggaccacCCTGGCCCGGGCAGGGGACAGCAGTGGCCGTGCGCCGGGTGGCTGcacgctgcgggggggggggggggaggggggtgccttGGTCCCGTGGGAATCAGCCAGCCTGACCCTGCGAAGGGTGTCCCCCCCCTCCGTGGATGGGCAGCTGGGCTTTTTGGGGTGCTCCGCTCCCCCCCAGCGCTGCCGTCAGCCTCTCGCTTTCACCCACCGCAGGGTGACGGCGGGAGTCCCGTACGCAGGTGGGgaggggacccgggcgtccgagAGCCTCAGCTTCTCCCTTGGGTGCATGGGTGATGCTGAGCCCCCCAAACCCACTGTGAGGGTGGGGGCCAGGAgagctggggacccccacccagccccagcactggcCCCAAGGCGGgcaccctgcacccaggggtgggggcacacaccaccagccccttcccctgggcaCGTGCTGGCTCCGGCTGCTTCTCCCTTGGACCCCGCTCCAGGCCCCCAGCACATcccaaacccccccaggacccggggacacgggtggggggaCACAGCAGGGTGAGCCGGGACGTGTGTCCGTGGCTGTGGGCTCaggtgcccgcagcccccccggggaccACGTGCGAACGGGGGGATGGAGGCATGTCCCCTGCCCGGGCATctccagcacccctgggtgccacctGGGTGGGTCCTGTCCATCTGTGGGTGTCACCGGGCTTTCTGCGATGGCCCTTGACGCTCATCCCTAATTCCCTTTGTCGCGAGGCTTTAGTGCCGCGGTGTTATCCCTAATCCACTCGCCCCAGCGGCATCGCCGGGCCCCTCCGGGGACATCTGCCAGGCTCAGCGCCTGGCCAGCCCGGTCCCACCCGGAGAGGGGTGCTGGCAGCCTCTCGGGGTGCGGGGACATGGCACCCCACTCCCTCTTGCTCTGCGCTGGGGACCTCATCCTGGTGGCACATCTGACCTCAGCCAGGAACACCTCGGTGGCCGGCATGGGGGTACCCAGCCCCGGGGTGAGCGtgggggtgcccccagcccctcctgagcCGGCGTGGAAGGATTTGGGGCTGCCCCATGCTGGGGGTCAGCGTCCCCAAGGACTTACCGCGTTAGAGGACCATACGTGTGCAGGTCCCGACCTCCTTTGCCTTTCATCGCCCCGCTCTGCCCAGCTGCCCCCGCTcgggtcccctccccagcctcGGGCGGGGGCTGCCACGAGGCCTCGGCAATCCCAGCCGTCCCTGTCCCCGCTCCCTTGGGACTGAAGGTGACTGGGGACCTCTGTGTCCCCAGACCTGCAGGAGaacaggggcagccccagccccgaggTTGACCCCTCCTCCGTGCCCAAGCACCCTGCAAGTGAAGCCCAATGGGGAGAggtgggcactgggggggacAGAGACCTGGGGACGGGGGTCACCCATGGACCCCCGAGGCCCGCAGAACGCCTGTGCTCAGGCATCCCTCCAGGAGAGAACATGGAGGCAGAAGCTGAACCTGccaggtgggaagggaggggaataAACCAGTCCCAAATCTACCATGGGATTTACCTCTCCCAGGCAGGATGGGGGGTTTGGGTCCCCGGGCTCCGGGCTGGCTCAAGCTTGCCTGGAGGTGCCCAGGCAGGGGTGAGGTGCAGGGAAGGGCAGAGGAGGTGAGGCTGCCCCAAGGGGAGAGCCCTTCCCTGCTCCCGTGGGGCAGTTTGGACCATGAGAAGGTGGGCTGAGACCTGGGGAGCCCCTTTCTGGGGAAGGGgtgaggggagcggggagaggggagggaaacaaGCCAGTTCTGCCCTCCCCAAACTGTGTGACTGAGAGCAGCCAGTGCTTGCAcaccccatccatccatccatccatccatccatccatccatccatctgtccatccgtccatctgtccatccgtccatctgtccatccatccatccttccatccatccatccttccatccatccttatatccatccttccatccatccaaccatccatccatccatctgtccatccatccatccatccatccatccatccatccatccatccattaatcctcccatccatccatccatccatccttccatccctccatccctccatcccttcatccacaccccatccatccatccatccatccatccatccttccatccatccaaccatccatccatccatctgtccacccatccatccatccatccgtccatccatccatccatccatccatccattaaTCCtcccatccatccttccatccatccaaccatccatccatccatccgtccatccatccatccatccatccatccatccattaatcctcccatccatccatccatccatccttccctccctccatccctccatcccttcatccatctgtctgtccatccatccatctgtccatctgcCATTCTAGCCATCCACCCCTGTGTCCATCTCTCTGTCCATCCACCCCCCCATCCACCCATCCTTGGGGTGCAGGGCACGGCACCATCTCTGCTCCCAGGGCCACCCCAAACCCTCTGTGCTTCCTCAAACTCCCCCTCACTCCATGACATGACTTGGGTGATGGGGGGGATTCTCCAGTGTCTCGTAGGCTCAGCAACACCCCCCCatgcccctgcccagggctccccccaccccaggatcCCCCCTCGGCCGTGAGTGCTGCCAGTGCCGGGGTGGTGGGTGGCTGCGGTGTTTTCCCACCCCATCCCGCTGCCTCGCTGAGCAGCTCCCTCCACCCCGGCAGGTCTTCAGCACTTACTCCAACGAAGACTACGACCGCCGCAATGAAGACGTCGACCCCATGGCCGCGTCGGCCGAGTACGAACTGGAGAAGAGGGTGGAGCGGCTCGACCTCTTCCCCGTGGAACTGGAGAAAGGTGGGTCCTCACCCTGTCCTGCACCGTGGGGCTCCACCAGCACCTTGGGGATGGGTTGGAGGTGACTCCCTCGGCGTTGGGtggccgctgccgccccgccagGACAcggctctctgtctctgcagaCTCCGAAGGGCTGGGGATCAGCATCATCGGCATGGGCGCGGGGGCCGACATGGGCCTGGAGAAGCTGGGCATCTTCGTCAAGACGGTGACGGAGGGTGGGGCGGCCCACCGGGACGGCAGGTAAGGGCTGCCCGGCCTGAAACACCCACCTGGGTCCCTGCTGCCGCACACCCCAGGGCttgggtggtggtggaggagcagGCAGATGTACCAGATGTTCCTCAAGGTGGGAGATGCTGGGGAGGTGGGCAAGGGGTGGCCCCGCTGTGAtggtccccttgtccccaggaTCCAGGTGAATGACCTGATTGTGGAGGTGGACGGCACCAGCCTGGTGGGAGTGACGCAGAGCTTCGCCGCCTCCGTCCTCAGGAACACCAAGGGCCGCGTCCGGTAGGGCCCGgactggggggtttgggggggccgggAGAGCCCCACAGCCAGTGCTGGGtaccctgccccatagcctgtcCCCAGAGCACCCCAGCTGCCGGGCTGGactgtccccctgccccaaaatacctctgcccccccagtccccatgCCCACTGCCTGCCCTGTGCCACCCTAGTACTTCCCTGTCCCCCCAAATATCCCTACAGCAGCCCAggatccccccagccccccaaatcaTCCACAGGCCCCataactcccccccccccccaaattcaccACCCCCAGGAGCACTTGCCTGTCCCAGCAGGGATGTCCCCTGGCTGTGCCACCTGGGTGTCCCCTGGCTGAGCCTCCCCACTGTCCCCCAGCTGTGTcacctgggtgtcccccaccccaaaccccccacgGTCGGAGCCCCCCGTCCCCGGCT
The Calonectris borealis chromosome 22, bCalBor7.hap1.2, whole genome shotgun sequence genome window above contains:
- the PPP1R9B gene encoding neurabin-2, with the translated sequence MLRTEAGGGAAAGGGSPSGGATGGGGLRSASPHRNAYEATIQALAPTKEADGEDGKKSRGKKYGSNVHRIKNMFLQMGTAPGPEGACDLAKAKEKPVRLSLPRAGSLSESMDQGNLLKLGTSVSERVSRFDSKPDKPFSKLQETRKIFERSPQEKATTTKLLLRKERAGFQDRKLDVVVRFNGSTESLDKLDTEAVSPTVSQLSAVFEKADLRNNLHKAPGRAGGPLNAKVVGKRPRVFLPSPEAGRSGDGHAAPARARPPEEEKAAGKSGRPAEKETATPRVQEVCKIKPVEVEESGEAEEEEEEEATVAGEPVSASQPAKGAEGPAPTAPRLEGGSGAAVGEEGVKGERAEEGDAYEETKKEDFSEADLVDISAYSGLGEDSGGSGLEEEEEAEGLYEPESGCVEIPGLSEEEEPVPNRKIQFSTAPIQVFSTYSNEDYDRRNEDVDPMAASAEYELEKRVERLDLFPVELEKDSEGLGISIIGMGAGADMGLEKLGIFVKTVTEGGAAHRDGRIQVNDLIVEVDGTSLVGVTQSFAASVLRNTKGRVRFLIGREKPGEQSEVAQLIQQTLEQERWQREMIEQRYTQYTEDDEETGEYATDEEEEMSPMFPSGEMAIEVFELAENEDTLSPVEMDPEKLVHKFKELQIKHAVTEAEIQQLKRKLQCLEQEKARWRAEKAQLEQSVEENKERMEKLEGYWMEAQNLCQAVDEHLKETQAQYQTLERKYSKAKRLIKEYQQKEIEFLKKETAQRRVLEESELAHKEEMEKLQEKISELEAKLQTLKNSNPT